The following are from one region of the Abiotrophia defectiva ATCC 49176 genome:
- the pflB gene encoding formate C-acetyltransferase, with amino-acid sequence MEQWQGFKGKKWQEEIDVRDFIQQNYTLYEGDDSFLAGPTQATKDLWAQVMDLNKQEREAGGVLDTDTSVVSTITSHGPGYLDKDKEQVVGFQTDKPFKRGLQPFGGIRMSEKAAESYGFHVDPEVSHIFTEYRKTHNQGVFDVYTPEMRAARKSGIITGLPDAYGRGRIIGDYRRVALYGVDRLMEEKLKDYNNIGCDVMTNDILQLREELSEQYRSLKDLKKLGEIYGFDISKPATTAKEAFQWLYLAYLAAIKEQNGAAMSLGRTSTFLDIYVERDLRNGTLTEEEAQELVDHFIMKLRLVKFMRTPEYNELFSGDPTWVTESIAGVGLDGRPLVTKNSFRYLHTLSNLGPAPEPNLTVLWSPHLTDGFKTFAAKMSIESSAIQYENDEVMRPQYGDDYAIACCVSAMRVGKQMQFFGARANLAKCLLYAINGGIDEKSKAQVGPKFQPVTSEYLDFDEVMEKYDDMMEWLAGLYVNALNCIHYMHDKYSYERIQMAVQDTYIHRTMATGIAGFSVAADSLSAIKYGKVKTVRDENGVVVDFEVEGDFPKYGNNDDRVDTLAVDLLKRFMTKVKKHPTYRNAQHTTSILTITSNVVYGKKTGNTPDGRRAGQPFAPGANPMHGRDTHGALASLSSVAKVPYSYALDGISNTFSIIPRALGKEEDVQQENLSNMLDGYSKKGGHHLNINVFNRDTLVDAMEHPENYPQLTIRVSGYAVNFIKLTREQQLDVINRTMHSQM; translated from the coding sequence ATGGAACAATGGCAAGGCTTTAAAGGTAAAAAATGGCAGGAAGAAATCGACGTGCGCGATTTCATCCAACAAAACTATACTCTCTATGAAGGAGACGATAGTTTCTTAGCAGGTCCTACTCAAGCTACCAAAGACTTATGGGCACAAGTAATGGACTTGAACAAGCAAGAACGTGAAGCGGGTGGTGTCTTAGACACTGATACTTCTGTTGTATCTACCATCACTTCTCACGGTCCTGGTTACTTAGATAAAGACAAGGAACAAGTGGTTGGTTTCCAAACTGACAAACCATTCAAACGTGGTTTACAACCATTTGGTGGGATTCGTATGTCTGAGAAAGCGGCTGAATCTTATGGCTTCCATGTTGATCCAGAAGTTTCTCACATCTTTACTGAATACCGCAAAACACATAACCAAGGGGTATTTGATGTTTATACGCCAGAAATGCGTGCAGCTCGTAAATCTGGGATCATCACTGGTTTACCAGATGCTTACGGTCGTGGCCGTATCATCGGTGACTACCGTCGTGTTGCCCTCTACGGTGTTGACCGCTTGATGGAAGAAAAACTCAAAGACTACAACAACATCGGTTGCGATGTTATGACTAATGACATCTTACAATTGCGTGAAGAATTGTCAGAACAATATCGTTCATTGAAAGACCTTAAGAAATTAGGGGAAATCTACGGCTTTGATATTTCTAAACCAGCAACTACCGCTAAAGAAGCTTTCCAATGGCTCTACTTAGCATACTTAGCTGCTATCAAAGAACAAAACGGGGCAGCTATGTCCTTGGGTCGTACTTCTACCTTCTTAGACATCTACGTAGAACGTGACTTACGCAATGGTACTTTGACAGAAGAAGAAGCGCAAGAATTAGTTGACCACTTCATCATGAAGTTACGTTTAGTTAAATTCATGCGTACACCTGAATATAACGAACTCTTCTCTGGGGACCCAACCTGGGTAACTGAATCCATTGCCGGTGTTGGCTTGGATGGTCGTCCATTGGTAACTAAGAACTCCTTCCGTTACCTCCACACCTTATCTAACTTAGGTCCAGCACCAGAACCAAACTTAACCGTGCTTTGGTCACCACATTTAACAGATGGCTTCAAGACTTTTGCGGCTAAGATGTCTATCGAATCTTCAGCTATTCAATACGAAAACGACGAAGTAATGCGTCCACAATATGGTGATGACTATGCCATTGCCTGCTGTGTATCTGCAATGCGTGTTGGTAAACAAATGCAATTCTTCGGCGCTCGTGCTAACTTAGCTAAGTGCTTGCTCTACGCAATCAACGGTGGTATCGACGAAAAATCTAAAGCCCAAGTAGGTCCTAAGTTCCAACCAGTCACTTCTGAATACCTAGACTTTGATGAAGTAATGGAAAAATATGATGATATGATGGAATGGTTGGCGGGTCTTTATGTCAATGCCCTCAACTGTATCCACTACATGCACGACAAGTACAGCTATGAACGCATTCAAATGGCGGTTCAAGATACCTACATTCACCGTACTATGGCGACAGGTATCGCTGGTTTCTCTGTTGCGGCTGACTCCTTGTCTGCTATCAAATACGGTAAAGTTAAGACTGTCCGTGACGAAAACGGCGTTGTAGTTGACTTTGAAGTAGAAGGCGACTTCCCTAAATATGGGAACAACGATGACCGCGTAGATACATTGGCGGTTGATCTCTTGAAACGCTTCATGACTAAAGTTAAGAAGCACCCAACCTACCGCAATGCGCAACATACTACTTCTATCTTAACCATCACTTCTAACGTTGTATATGGTAAGAAGACTGGTAACACACCTGATGGTCGTCGTGCAGGTCAACCATTTGCACCAGGTGCTAACCCAATGCACGGTCGTGACACTCACGGGGCTTTGGCTTCCTTATCATCTGTTGCGAAAGTACCATACTCTTACGCATTAGACGGTATTTCTAACACCTTCTCCATCATCCCACGTGCCTTAGGGAAGGAAGAAGATGTGCAACAAGAAAACTTATCCAACATGTTGGATGGTTACTCTAAAAAAGGTGGTCACCACCTCAACATCAACGTATTCAACCGCGACACCTTAGTGGATGCGATGGAGCACCCAGAAAACTACCCACAATTAACCATCCGGGTATCTGGTTACGCCGTTAACTTCATTAAGTTGACCCGTGAACAACAATTAGACGTTATCAACCGGACTATGCATAGCCAAATGTAA
- the parC gene encoding DNA topoisomerase IV subunit A: MSQEMIQELSFADVIGDRFGRYSKYIIQDRALPDIRDGLKPVQRRILYAMYRDRNTADNPYRKSAKTVGNVIGNYHPHGDSSVYEAMVRMSQDWKLRNPLIDMHGNNGSMDGDPAAAMRYTEARLSPIAAQLLRDIKQETVDFILNFDDTEEEPTVLPARFPNLLVNGATGISAGYATEIPPHNLGEIIDAVIYLLIHKRPKLEELLELVPGPDFPTGAIIQGIDAIQQAYKTGQGKITLVSQTDIESLKGGKSQIVVTELPYEVNKSKLIQRLDEIRIQRKVEGIADVRDESDRNGVRLVVELKRDVDAKGILTYLLKHTDLQVNYHFNMVAINKRRPELVNLQTMLEAYISHQQEVLTRRTQYDLANDQKRLHIVDGLIRVVSILDEVIATIRRSDNKQDAKENLVAEFDFSMEQAEAIVSLQLYRLTNTDITALQQERLELNERILMYQNILSNPEILNKVLINELKAIKKDFATPRRSQIQAEVQSLEIDTHILIPDEQVMVSLTKEGYMKRTSLRSFASSDLNSLGLRDFDYPIFVEELSTHQELVIITSKGNYIHIPVHELPEIKWKDLGVHLSQNYQLQDGERFVKAFVASQEDHKLILATKAGMIKQTPLSAFTTYRSYKTRTAKAMNLVDDQDEVVAAECLKTGQNYEVVLLTKRSYCLRYSADLVSEMGLKAKGVTAIKLKEEDQVVACLVVNQEAKRPQLFALTQRGNVKRSDLTVIPELGRGSRGVLLLKELKTNPHQLLKVLALDKAQHQVCLLGDTGHSVVFAASEIPLSDRLANGSQAPDLAKLGNVLDCYLVLDIQSQASEAN, from the coding sequence ATGAGCCAAGAAATGATTCAAGAATTAAGCTTTGCAGATGTGATTGGTGATCGCTTTGGCCGATATTCCAAGTACATCATTCAAGACCGGGCCTTGCCAGATATTCGAGACGGTCTCAAACCGGTTCAACGCCGGATTCTATACGCTATGTATCGTGACCGGAATACAGCCGACAATCCTTACCGTAAGTCCGCTAAGACGGTCGGTAATGTCATCGGTAACTATCACCCTCATGGGGACTCTTCTGTCTATGAAGCCATGGTCCGCATGAGTCAAGACTGGAAGTTGCGCAATCCTCTGATTGATATGCACGGGAATAATGGTTCCATGGATGGGGACCCAGCCGCGGCTATGCGTTATACCGAAGCCCGCCTGTCACCTATTGCGGCTCAGTTACTGCGTGATATTAAGCAAGAAACTGTTGATTTTATCCTTAACTTCGATGATACGGAAGAGGAGCCAACGGTTCTACCAGCACGTTTCCCAAATCTCCTAGTCAATGGGGCAACAGGGATTTCAGCTGGTTACGCCACTGAAATTCCCCCTCATAATCTAGGTGAAATTATTGATGCCGTCATCTATCTCTTAATCCACAAGCGTCCTAAGTTAGAGGAATTGTTGGAGTTGGTGCCGGGCCCTGACTTCCCTACGGGAGCCATTATTCAAGGTATAGATGCCATTCAACAGGCCTATAAGACAGGCCAAGGTAAGATTACCTTAGTTTCGCAAACTGACATTGAAAGTCTAAAAGGTGGGAAAAGTCAGATTGTGGTGACTGAGCTACCATACGAGGTCAATAAGAGTAAACTCATTCAACGTTTGGACGAAATTCGCATTCAGCGTAAGGTAGAGGGTATCGCAGATGTTCGCGATGAATCTGACCGTAATGGAGTGCGTCTGGTAGTCGAACTTAAGCGTGACGTTGACGCCAAAGGGATTCTGACCTATCTTCTGAAACATACTGACTTGCAAGTGAACTACCATTTTAACATGGTCGCGATTAACAAAAGACGACCTGAACTGGTTAACTTACAAACCATGTTGGAAGCCTATATCAGTCACCAGCAGGAAGTCCTAACCCGTCGCACTCAGTATGATTTGGCTAATGACCAAAAACGTCTACATATTGTAGATGGTTTGATTCGGGTAGTCTCCATTCTGGATGAAGTCATTGCCACTATTCGTCGCTCTGATAATAAGCAGGATGCTAAGGAAAACTTAGTTGCCGAGTTTGATTTTTCTATGGAGCAAGCGGAAGCCATCGTATCCTTACAACTCTATCGCTTAACCAATACTGACATTACGGCCTTGCAACAGGAACGTTTGGAATTGAATGAGCGGATTCTGATGTATCAAAATATCCTATCCAATCCTGAAATCCTCAATAAGGTTCTGATTAATGAACTTAAAGCTATCAAAAAAGACTTTGCGACACCGCGTCGTAGCCAAATACAAGCAGAGGTTCAAAGCCTAGAAATCGATACTCATATTCTGATTCCAGACGAGCAAGTTATGGTTTCTTTGACCAAGGAAGGCTATATGAAGCGGACCAGCCTGCGTTCCTTTGCCTCATCTGATCTAAATAGTTTAGGCTTACGTGACTTTGACTATCCAATTTTTGTCGAGGAACTCAGTACACATCAAGAATTAGTCATTATCACTTCAAAGGGGAATTATATCCATATTCCGGTGCATGAACTGCCTGAAATTAAATGGAAGGATCTTGGGGTCCATCTGTCCCAAAACTATCAACTTCAAGATGGTGAACGCTTTGTTAAGGCTTTTGTGGCAAGCCAGGAGGATCATAAACTAATCTTGGCGACTAAGGCGGGTATGATTAAGCAGACGCCATTATCGGCCTTCACGACTTATCGATCCTATAAAACTCGGACGGCAAAGGCTATGAATTTAGTGGACGATCAAGATGAAGTGGTAGCTGCAGAATGCCTTAAGACCGGCCAGAACTATGAAGTGGTCTTGTTGACCAAACGGTCTTATTGCTTGCGTTACTCAGCTGATTTAGTATCAGAAATGGGTCTGAAAGCCAAAGGGGTAACAGCTATTAAGTTGAAAGAAGAAGACCAGGTGGTAGCCTGCCTAGTAGTTAATCAAGAGGCAAAACGCCCTCAACTCTTTGCCTTGACTCAACGAGGCAATGTGAAACGCAGCGACCTAACTGTCATACCTGAACTAGGACGTGGTTCGCGTGGTGTCCTCTTGCTAAAAGAATTAAAAACCAATCCGCATCAATTATTGAAAGTCCTAGCCCTTGATAAAGCCCAGCACCAAGTCTGTCTCTTAGGGGATACAGGCCATAGTGTCGTCTTTGCTGCTAGTGAGATTCCTTTGTCGGATCGTCTTGCTAACGGCTCGCAAGCGCCTGATTTAGCCAAATTGGGTAATGTCTTAGACTGTTATTTAGTATTGGACATCCAATCTCAGGCTTCAGAAGCAAATTAG